A stretch of Spirosoma oryzicola DNA encodes these proteins:
- a CDS encoding ABC transporter permease, whose translation MLQNYIKIAWRNLVRNRVFSAINIIGLSLGIATCLLISLFVLDELSYDRYNEKADRMVRVIFRGSSAGGKMNEAHVMPPTAQTLKADYPEVQEATRIRLGGTPVVTVDTKTFRDAAVAFTDSNFFQVFTLPLLEGSAKTALVRPNTAVITKAMARNYFGNEDPVGKVITMKSWNASYQITGVVEQVPVNSHFHFDLFLSMASLPEAKSSSWVTSEFFTYLVLPSGYDYRKLEVKLPQVVEKYVGPQLQQSMGMSLAQFRQKGNDIGLYLQPLTDIHLHSDFAYDLSASGNIQYVYIFGAIALFMLLIACINFMNLSTAGASKRAKEVGIRKVLGSMQQSLTNQFLVESLLLTAIALLLAVGVVYLALPAFNELSGKALTLNFLTTGWLLPALLFFGLLVGILAGSYPAFFLASFRPVAVLKGSLFKGNSKSIGVRSGLVVFQFFVSIILMVGTTVVYRQLDYIQNKKLGYSKDQVLVMTETSLLGKNEAVFRDQIARDSRVVNVSTSGYLPAGPSNNNNFFVYPEANSTQLVKTLRYDVDYEYIPTLGMELAAGRNFSKAYGTDSTGVILNETAAKTLGWANKALGRTITHADNQGHTTSLRVIGVVKDFHFKSLHEPISPLVMTLGQTGGTVIAKVKTKDITGLLASLKTQWNQLTTDAPFTYAFLDERFNDTYRAEQKIGQILGLFAGLTIFVACLGLFGLATFTAEQRTKEIGVRKVLGASVMGIIALLSKDFLKLVAIALVAAIPVSWYLMDRWLQDFAYKISIDGWTFALAGALSVGIALLTVSSQSIKAALVNPVRSLRSE comes from the coding sequence ATGCTTCAGAATTACATAAAAATCGCCTGGCGTAATTTGGTACGCAACCGCGTGTTTTCGGCGATTAATATTATCGGACTATCGCTTGGTATCGCTACATGTCTGCTCATCAGCCTGTTTGTGCTCGATGAGTTGAGCTATGACCGGTACAACGAAAAAGCAGATCGTATGGTACGCGTTATTTTCCGGGGCTCATCGGCCGGCGGAAAGATGAACGAAGCGCACGTGATGCCACCCACTGCACAAACACTGAAGGCCGATTACCCGGAAGTTCAGGAAGCGACCCGGATTCGGTTGGGTGGAACGCCGGTCGTGACGGTCGATACAAAGACGTTTCGGGATGCCGCGGTTGCGTTCACCGATTCCAACTTTTTTCAGGTGTTTACGCTGCCGCTGCTTGAAGGCAGTGCAAAAACAGCCCTGGTTCGACCCAATACCGCCGTTATTACAAAGGCAATGGCCCGTAACTACTTCGGCAATGAAGATCCTGTGGGTAAAGTAATTACCATGAAAAGCTGGAACGCCAGCTACCAGATAACGGGGGTTGTCGAGCAGGTTCCGGTCAATTCGCATTTTCACTTCGATTTGTTCCTGTCGATGGCCAGCCTCCCGGAAGCAAAATCATCTTCCTGGGTTACGTCTGAATTTTTCACCTATCTGGTTCTGCCCAGCGGTTACGATTACCGGAAACTGGAAGTTAAACTGCCGCAGGTGGTTGAAAAATACGTAGGACCACAATTGCAGCAGAGCATGGGCATGAGTCTGGCGCAGTTCCGTCAGAAAGGCAACGACATTGGCCTGTACCTGCAACCGCTGACGGACATTCACCTGCATTCGGATTTTGCCTATGACTTATCGGCTTCCGGCAACATTCAGTACGTGTATATTTTTGGGGCTATCGCGCTGTTTATGCTGCTGATCGCCTGTATCAACTTCATGAATCTGTCTACCGCCGGGGCGTCGAAGCGGGCGAAAGAAGTAGGTATCCGCAAAGTACTGGGTTCAATGCAGCAAAGCCTGACCAATCAGTTTCTGGTCGAGTCACTGCTGCTAACTGCCATTGCCTTATTGCTGGCTGTCGGGGTAGTTTACCTGGCCTTACCCGCGTTTAATGAACTGTCGGGAAAGGCGTTAACGCTCAATTTCTTAACTACGGGTTGGTTACTGCCTGCTCTGCTGTTCTTTGGTTTGCTGGTTGGGATTCTGGCGGGAAGCTATCCCGCCTTTTTCCTGGCTTCGTTCAGACCTGTGGCCGTTTTGAAAGGGTCCTTGTTCAAGGGGAACAGCAAAAGTATCGGGGTTCGCAGCGGTCTGGTCGTGTTTCAGTTCTTTGTTTCGATTATCCTGATGGTAGGCACGACGGTGGTGTATCGGCAACTGGACTACATCCAGAACAAGAAGCTGGGGTACTCGAAAGATCAGGTGCTGGTGATGACCGAAACCAGTCTTTTGGGTAAAAACGAAGCCGTGTTCCGCGATCAGATTGCCCGCGATTCCCGTGTCGTAAACGTGAGTACATCGGGCTATCTGCCAGCTGGTCCCAGCAACAACAACAACTTTTTTGTTTATCCCGAAGCCAACTCGACCCAACTGGTAAAGACGCTTCGCTACGATGTCGATTACGAATACATCCCCACGCTGGGTATGGAACTGGCTGCGGGACGGAACTTCTCGAAAGCGTACGGAACCGACTCAACGGGGGTAATTCTGAACGAAACAGCCGCCAAAACGTTGGGCTGGGCGAACAAGGCACTGGGTCGTACTATTACCCATGCCGATAATCAGGGCCACACGACTTCCTTACGGGTGATTGGGGTGGTGAAAGATTTTCATTTCAAATCGCTGCACGAGCCTATTTCTCCCCTGGTCATGACACTGGGACAAACGGGAGGCACCGTGATTGCAAAAGTGAAAACCAAAGACATAACGGGGTTGCTTGCTTCACTGAAAACGCAGTGGAACCAGCTTACTACCGATGCGCCTTTTACGTACGCGTTCCTCGATGAACGATTTAACGACACGTATCGGGCCGAGCAGAAAATAGGTCAGATTCTGGGTCTCTTCGCCGGGTTAACCATCTTCGTCGCCTGTCTGGGTTTGTTTGGTCTGGCTACGTTCACCGCCGAACAACGCACCAAAGAGATTGGCGTTCGGAAAGTCCTTGGCGCATCGGTTATGGGTATAATCGCGCTGCTTTCAAAAGACTTTCTGAAGCTGGTTGCGATTGCGCTGGTGGCTGCGATTCCGGTATCGTGGTACCTGATGGACCGCTGGTTACAGGATTTTGCCTACAAGATCAGCATCGACGGGTGGACGTTTGCCCTGGCGGGTGCGCTGTCTGTTGGTATTGCCTTATTGACCGTCAGTTCGCAAAGTATCAAAGCGGCCCTGGTCAACCCGGTCAGGTCACTTCGTTCTGAATAA
- a CDS encoding ABC transporter permease, protein MLRNYLKIAWRNIIRNKAFSAINILGLALGMACSLLIFLWIQDELRVDNYHANGPQLYNVMEHQFYDGKIVTHGATPGLLADELKKQFPEVQYAAGITGWDARLTFTVGDKVNKESGRWVGEDWFKMFSIPLLAGTPQTALAEPNNLAISRKVAETYYGSAQAALGKSMRIDNEKDYRVSAVFDDMPEQSTDKYDFLLNWQDCLSRNSWMKEWDSNGPRTRVMLRPDANVASLQTKLKPFMKKYNTGLGPKFNIELFLQPYGDAYLYSSFENGQQSGGRIEYVRLFGIVAVFLLLIACINFMNLATARSARRAREVGVRKVVGAMRSLLVGQFVGEALLLTVLALVIALAAVCLILPGFNTLTGKHISPQPTQASFWLILLGMTLITGVVAGSYPALFLSSLNPVRVLKGSLKFGSGARLFRQGLVVFQFVLSMLLIVGTMVVYRQVNYVQTKNLGYDRENLILLSSDGEVGAKYETFKSEVLQLPGVQTVSFMDESPTGLGNNTGGVEWPGKDPNVDILFTHVGVGYDFLKALKIKVEGRDFSKEFGTDSSNYLINKAALQRIGYKNPIGQPLTMWGKPGKIVGVVDDFHFQSLHESIQPLIVRLTPNAVGKSIIIRTQPGQTKQALATLETFCKTFNPKVPFAYKFVDEEYQKLYKSETVVGSLTNYFAFLAIFISCLGLFGLSAFTAEQRTKEIGVRKALGASVRSIVGLLSQDFLKLVVLAIVIASPLAWYAMSQWLEGYAYKTELSWWMFALAGSIAIVIAFATVSFQSIKAALMNPIRSLRSE, encoded by the coding sequence ATGCTACGCAACTACCTTAAAATCGCCTGGCGAAACATCATTCGCAACAAAGCGTTCTCGGCAATCAACATCCTGGGTCTGGCGCTCGGTATGGCGTGTAGTCTGCTGATTTTCCTTTGGATTCAGGACGAGCTACGCGTGGATAATTATCACGCCAACGGTCCTCAGCTGTACAACGTGATGGAGCACCAGTTTTACGACGGTAAGATCGTAACGCACGGGGCGACACCCGGTTTGCTGGCCGATGAGCTGAAAAAGCAGTTTCCCGAAGTGCAGTATGCCGCTGGTATTACCGGATGGGATGCGCGCCTGACCTTTACCGTTGGCGACAAAGTAAATAAAGAATCGGGACGGTGGGTTGGTGAGGACTGGTTCAAGATGTTCAGTATCCCGCTCCTGGCCGGGACACCCCAAACGGCGCTGGCTGAACCGAATAACCTCGCCATTTCCCGAAAAGTAGCCGAAACGTATTATGGCAGTGCCCAGGCGGCTTTAGGAAAATCGATGCGGATCGACAACGAAAAAGATTACCGGGTCAGTGCCGTTTTCGACGATATGCCCGAGCAGTCGACGGACAAATACGATTTTCTGCTCAACTGGCAGGATTGCCTCAGCCGAAACAGTTGGATGAAAGAATGGGATAGCAACGGTCCCCGGACGCGCGTCATGCTTCGCCCCGATGCGAACGTTGCCAGCCTGCAAACCAAGCTGAAACCATTTATGAAGAAATACAATACCGGTCTTGGCCCTAAATTCAACATCGAGCTGTTTCTTCAACCGTATGGTGACGCGTATCTGTATTCAAGTTTTGAGAACGGGCAGCAATCAGGTGGGCGCATCGAATACGTTCGTTTGTTTGGCATCGTGGCGGTTTTCCTGCTGCTGATCGCCTGCATCAATTTCATGAATCTGGCTACGGCTCGCTCAGCCCGGCGGGCGCGGGAGGTGGGTGTCCGGAAAGTGGTGGGTGCCATGCGGAGTCTGCTGGTTGGACAATTCGTTGGCGAAGCGCTGCTGCTGACGGTGTTGGCATTGGTAATCGCGCTGGCCGCTGTCTGTCTGATTCTCCCCGGCTTCAATACCCTGACTGGCAAGCACATCAGCCCACAGCCTACTCAGGCATCGTTCTGGCTGATCCTGCTCGGTATGACGCTTATTACGGGGGTGGTAGCGGGGAGTTATCCGGCCTTGTTTCTGTCGTCGCTGAATCCGGTTCGGGTGCTGAAAGGATCGCTTAAGTTCGGGTCGGGAGCGCGGTTGTTCCGGCAGGGGCTGGTCGTTTTCCAGTTTGTGCTATCGATGCTACTGATTGTGGGTACGATGGTCGTGTACCGGCAGGTGAACTACGTGCAAACCAAAAACCTTGGGTACGACCGCGAAAACCTGATTTTGCTGTCGTCTGATGGCGAGGTTGGTGCGAAGTACGAAACGTTTAAAAGCGAGGTGCTGCAACTGCCCGGTGTTCAGACGGTATCCTTCATGGATGAATCACCGACGGGTTTGGGGAATAACACGGGTGGCGTCGAATGGCCCGGAAAAGACCCCAATGTGGATATCCTGTTTACCCACGTGGGGGTGGGCTACGATTTCCTGAAAGCCTTAAAAATCAAGGTAGAAGGCCGCGACTTCTCGAAAGAGTTCGGGACGGATTCCAGCAACTATTTAATCAACAAAGCCGCGCTGCAACGAATCGGTTATAAAAACCCAATCGGTCAGCCGTTGACCATGTGGGGCAAGCCGGGCAAGATTGTCGGGGTGGTAGACGATTTTCATTTCCAGTCGTTACACGAGTCTATTCAGCCCCTGATTGTTCGTCTCACGCCCAATGCAGTGGGAAAGAGCATCATCATTCGGACGCAGCCCGGCCAGACCAAACAGGCTCTGGCTACTCTGGAAACGTTCTGCAAAACGTTTAATCCCAAGGTTCCGTTTGCGTACAAGTTCGTGGACGAGGAATACCAGAAGCTGTATAAGAGCGAGACGGTTGTGGGTAGTCTGACGAACTACTTTGCCTTCCTGGCTATTTTCATTTCCTGCCTGGGTTTGTTTGGTTTGTCGGCGTTCACGGCGGAGCAACGGACGAAAGAAATCGGCGTTCGCAAAGCGCTGGGCGCATCGGTGAGAAGTATCGTTGGCTTACTCTCGCAGGATTTCCTGAAGCTTGTTGTGCTGGCTATCGTGATTGCGTCGCCGTTGGCCTGGTACGCCATGAGCCAGTGGTTGGAGGGGTATGCCTACAAGACCGAGCTATCCTGGTGGATGTTTGCTCTGGCGGGATCGATAGCCATTGTGATTGCGTTTGCAACGGTCAGCTTCCAGAGTATCAAAGCGGCTTTGATGAACCCCATACGGTCATTACGATCCGAATAA